Part of the Kryptolebias marmoratus isolate JLee-2015 linkage group LG20, ASM164957v2, whole genome shotgun sequence genome, TCTGACTCCTCCACCTCACAGTTGTTGAGTTTGATCACAGGGAGGGTGAATGCGTTCACCGAGGAGGTGACGATGGAAGTGGTCTCCCACTGTCGGGGTTGGGGCGCCTGCTCACCGCTATTGCTGTAGTTTTTGTAGATGCTGTAGACGGTGTCTGTGAAGGACTGGACGTCTCTGGACCAGCTGCGTGGCCTGCTCACCAACGAAGAGCGTCTGAACACCTCCTCTGTATCCGACTCCCCTTTCACATTGAGTCCAGTAGAAGGCCAGGAGCTGCGGGTGACCGACCCGCTCGCTGGGAACGAAGCTGACGGGCCCTCAACACTCCTCGACTGGGTGTAGTTGACCAGGCCGTTCAGAGGAGAGTACTCCTTCGACCGCATGCTGTGCAGATCAATCACCGTGGAGTAGATATCTCTCAGgttgatgattttagttttcttgtctCGGTTTTCATGGAGGACGGCATTGGCACAGATGAAGAGAAAAATGCCAATTCCCATCACCAGCGGTCCGAACACTTTCAGATTGTCTGAGTACAGATAATTATCCAGGAAGTCACAGAGGATGCCACAGTGAgaagagggctcggtggcgctgCTGTTAGAATGGCTCTGGTTGAACTCATTTGTTGGGCTGGAAGGAGACTTATCGTGGGTCAAGTTAGGGGAGGCAGATGGACTTCTGGAGTAGCTCATCCTGCTGTTGTGAAAGGCTCCATTTCTGCGGCGCTCCTGGTACTTGTGCTGATTCTGACTGGGCCAGTAGCCCAGGACGGCCATGGAAATCCCGACCATCAGAATAATGACGCCAATGGCAGCCACCAAACCGG contains:
- the LOC108232817 gene encoding transmembrane protein 200C, giving the protein MIATGGLLRMNRRQDSLRSKNRAENKRKRKSKKKKKNDVVIVKGKLNLCSPAGLVAAIGVIILMVGISMAVLGYWPSQNQHKYQERRRNGAFHNSRMSYSRSPSASPNLTHDKSPSSPTNEFNQSHSNSSATEPSSHCGILCDFLDNYLYSDNLKVFGPLVMGIGIFLFICANAVLHENRDKKTKIINLRDIYSTVIDLHSMRSKEYSPLNGLVNYTQSRSVEGPSASFPASGSVTRSSWPSTGLNVKGESDTEEVFRRSSLVSRPRSWSRDVQSFTDTVYSIYKNYSNSGEQAPQPRQWETTSIVTSSVNAFTLPVIKLNNCEVEESERAEAEGRSEEEVVIEAAAENISEEGHASSGHTIEIDGKHKGSATMMDSPPPHLSQEDRTTETVHPQEVPHTQLFPPGPVATAMGSNVSLNSFTDQPRLARRCSLSVSGSRQGDRARRFSCPRLERSNSKGYIKLTDLGGESFEAPDTHTSLVATGQEAEMDATAAREEEAQGEDALVTPSTSTES